From a region of the Haloferax volcanii DS2 genome:
- a CDS encoding VOC family protein, producing MGLIHTALVVSDIDATLDFYADLGLERTNEFELDGVRNVYVGSDDTDMELQFKYDPTSAARVEPAGIDHVAVEVADADRAFEDIVEAQSPDIVKPPVDIDPVNARAAFVKDPDGYVVELVSIED from the coding sequence ATGGGTCTCATCCACACCGCCCTCGTCGTCTCGGACATCGACGCCACGCTCGATTTCTACGCCGACCTCGGCCTCGAACGGACCAACGAGTTCGAACTCGACGGCGTCCGGAACGTCTACGTCGGCAGCGACGACACCGACATGGAACTGCAGTTCAAGTACGACCCGACCTCGGCGGCGCGCGTCGAACCCGCCGGCATCGACCACGTCGCGGTCGAAGTCGCCGACGCCGACCGCGCCTTCGAGGACATCGTCGAGGCGCAGTCGCCCGACATCGTGAAACCGCCGGTGGACATCGACCCGGTGAACGCCCGCGCGGCGTTCGTGAAGGACCCCGACGGCTACGTCGTCGAACTCGTCTCCATCGAAGACTGA
- a CDS encoding biotin transporter BioY, translating into MATERESVELVGDELVGNIARAALFAALMGASGYVSFPNPISPIPVTMQVLVVFLAGIFLGPVWGGGSIALYLAAGGLGAPVFAGGSAGLAPLVGPTAGYLWSYPVAAVVVGLVVHGGISAGDYRVSTPRLVGAMVAGTVVVYAFGTLGFAYVNRVGLESAFWTASAAFIPAEAFKIAAAVGIVRSDAIAAQ; encoded by the coding sequence ATGGCAACCGAACGCGAGTCAGTCGAACTCGTCGGCGACGAACTCGTCGGCAACATCGCCCGCGCGGCCCTGTTCGCGGCGCTCATGGGCGCGAGTGGGTACGTCTCGTTCCCGAACCCCATCTCACCGATTCCGGTGACGATGCAGGTGCTCGTCGTCTTCCTCGCGGGCATCTTCCTCGGCCCCGTCTGGGGCGGCGGCTCAATCGCGCTCTACCTCGCCGCCGGCGGTCTCGGCGCGCCGGTGTTCGCCGGGGGCTCGGCAGGGCTCGCGCCGCTCGTCGGCCCGACCGCCGGCTACCTCTGGTCGTACCCCGTCGCCGCCGTCGTCGTCGGCCTCGTCGTCCACGGCGGTATCAGCGCCGGTGACTACCGCGTGAGCACTCCCCGGCTCGTCGGCGCGATGGTCGCCGGGACCGTCGTCGTCTACGCCTTCGGCACGCTCGGCTTCGCGTACGTCAATCGCGTCGGCCTCGAATCCGCCTTCTGGACGGCCTCCGCCGCGTTCATCCCCGCCGAGGCGTTCAAAATCGCCGCCGCGGTCGGCATCGTCCGCTCCGACGCCATCGCCGCCCAGTAG
- a CDS encoding L-lactate dehydrogenase has product MSTERGKGTVAVVGGAGAVGSSTAFALMESSLVGEIILVDIAEERVEGEAMDLNHGAYFTSPVRVRTGDYEDCWDADVVIVTAGASQKPDETRLDLMERNADIFADMIPQITEGLNDDAVMLIVTNPVDVLSYVTWKVSDLPAERVIGSGTVLDTSRFRHSLSREFDLDPANVHAYVVGEHGDSEVLVWSSANLGGIPFESYATSHGVDDIDALKARVEEEVREAAYEIIERKERTNYGVARSVAATTERILGGDNSILTVSTLVSGEHGIDDVYMSLPCTVNQSGVRDVHEFDLSADETAALRESAGVIRESIDRLDLQ; this is encoded by the coding sequence ATGAGCACTGAACGCGGCAAAGGTACGGTCGCGGTGGTCGGCGGCGCCGGCGCAGTCGGGTCGAGCACGGCGTTCGCGCTGATGGAGAGCAGTCTCGTGGGCGAAATCATCCTCGTCGATATCGCCGAAGAGCGCGTCGAGGGCGAGGCGATGGACCTCAACCACGGCGCGTACTTCACGTCGCCGGTCCGGGTGCGGACGGGCGACTACGAGGACTGCTGGGACGCCGACGTGGTCATCGTCACCGCCGGAGCCAGCCAGAAGCCCGACGAGACCCGCCTCGACCTGATGGAGCGGAACGCCGACATCTTCGCCGACATGATTCCGCAGATTACCGAGGGGCTGAACGACGACGCCGTGATGCTCATCGTCACCAACCCCGTCGACGTGCTGTCGTACGTCACGTGGAAGGTGTCGGACCTGCCGGCCGAGCGCGTCATCGGGTCGGGGACCGTCCTCGACACGTCGCGGTTCCGCCACTCGCTCAGCCGCGAGTTCGACCTCGACCCGGCGAACGTCCACGCCTACGTCGTCGGCGAGCACGGCGACAGCGAGGTACTCGTCTGGAGTTCGGCGAACCTCGGCGGCATCCCGTTCGAGTCGTACGCCACCAGCCACGGCGTCGACGACATCGACGCGCTCAAAGCCCGCGTCGAAGAGGAGGTCCGCGAGGCCGCCTACGAGATTATCGAGCGTAAGGAGCGGACGAACTACGGCGTCGCCCGCTCGGTGGCCGCGACCACCGAGCGCATCCTCGGCGGCGACAACTCCATCCTCACCGTCTCGACGCTCGTCTCGGGGGAACACGGCATCGACGACGTCTACATGAGCCTCCCGTGTACCGTCAACCAAAGCGGCGTCCGCGACGTCCACGAGTTCGACCTCTCGGCGGACGAGACGGCGGCGCTCCGGGAGTCGGCGGGCGTCATCCGCGAGTCTATCGACCGCTTGGACCTACAGTAA
- a CDS encoding energy-coupling factor ABC transporter ATP-binding protein, with amino-acid sequence MIRVEGLVHRYGDTVAVNGVDLAIDDGECVVVAGANGSGKTTLVRHFNGLLDPDEGTVSVNGRTVSDHLVAARTAVAMVFQHPEDQLVAATVGADVAFGPENLGLDRGDIDRRVRESLAAVNLDGREDERVDSLSGGEVERLAIAGALAMRPDHLVLDEPFTGLDEPARRSVLARLRDLRAEGTSLVVVTHDLRDVAELADRVVVLADGDVALDAAPDEAADRLPDLDVRPPC; translated from the coding sequence ATGATTCGCGTCGAGGGACTCGTCCACCGGTACGGCGACACGGTCGCGGTCAACGGGGTCGACCTCGCGATCGACGACGGCGAGTGCGTCGTCGTCGCGGGCGCGAACGGCTCCGGCAAGACCACGCTCGTCCGCCACTTCAACGGCCTGCTCGACCCCGACGAGGGAACGGTGTCGGTCAACGGCCGGACCGTCTCGGACCACCTCGTCGCCGCCCGGACCGCGGTGGCGATGGTGTTCCAGCACCCCGAAGACCAACTCGTCGCCGCGACCGTCGGCGCTGACGTGGCGTTCGGCCCGGAGAACCTCGGCCTCGACCGCGGCGACATCGACCGCCGCGTCCGCGAGTCGCTCGCCGCGGTCAACCTCGACGGCCGGGAAGACGAGCGCGTCGACTCTCTCTCCGGCGGCGAGGTCGAGCGACTCGCCATCGCCGGCGCGCTGGCGATGCGCCCCGACCACCTCGTCTTGGACGAACCGTTCACCGGCCTCGACGAACCCGCCCGGCGCTCCGTGCTCGCCCGCCTCCGCGACCTCCGCGCCGAGGGGACGAGCCTCGTCGTCGTCACCCACGACCTGCGCGACGTGGCCGAACTGGCCGACCGCGTGGTCGTCCTCGCCGACGGCGACGTCGCCCTCGACGCCGCGCCCGACGAGGCCGCAGACCGCCTCCCCGACCTCGACGTTCGCCCGCCGTGCTGA
- a CDS encoding DUF7853 family protein, with the protein MTTSAQDRPTALDLSREETWIVHAALLDAIERAVDADEEPTPAPGLLARVEAGDEDFDSAELDYLVDALRTYRTQAPARDDHHISRVLEHIEAARA; encoded by the coding sequence ATGACCACATCGGCCCAGGACCGTCCGACGGCGCTCGACCTGTCTCGCGAAGAGACGTGGATCGTCCACGCCGCCTTGCTCGACGCCATCGAGCGGGCGGTCGATGCAGACGAAGAGCCGACGCCGGCCCCCGGCCTGCTCGCGCGGGTCGAGGCCGGCGACGAAGATTTCGACAGCGCCGAACTCGACTATCTCGTAGACGCCCTCCGAACCTATCGGACACAGGCTCCCGCCCGGGACGACCACCACATCTCGCGCGTCCTCGAACACATCGAGGCCGCGCGGGCTTAG
- a CDS encoding (Fe-S)-binding protein, translating into MDFAAQADVTRETFWTISPVGEALFYGLAAIASLVFLYGVYERFARYAKGGEDPFDRLSDLPGRTVRAAKVVFSNEKQFKRDRFAGVMHAFIMWGFLTLLIGTTILAIDIDVWRRVTGSSFFVGDFYLSYSFVMDLMGLLFVVGVGMALWRRYGVRHPRLWGKHTGFEDAAFVWTLFFLGVGGYVLEGIRIVGTDFPDFETVSFVGYFVALVFDAAGMGQGLAQTLYWFGWWSHALLALAFVAAVPYAKPLHMLTSFANVVTADEKAGTRLPKVPADTPPDEIGYVSEDDFSWKAMLDMDACTKCGRCTDACPAKASGRNLDPRDVILDLKAYRESVDAGGDSIDIVADGGTSVVDAESMESCMACMACMDACPVDIEHLTHFTEMNRRLTETGQQQEPVQEAMMNIFQNGNAFGDPQRKRPDWTDDLDFEVPDARDESVEFLWYVGDYPSYDERNRAVARSLAQIFEEAGVSYGILYEDEGHDGNDVRRVGEEGLYEMLVEDNVDAMADCEFDKIVCTDPHSYNTFKNEYPEMDDSFDYPVYHYTQLVERLVGDDRLGLAGDELAAQTVTYHDPCHLGRYNGEYEAPREVIRATGVELAEMPRNRDQSFCCGGGGGGLWMDHDEESKPSEERLREALDDTTGGVERFVVACPMCATMYEDGRKTGDYEEAIDVVDISELVVEALDAKAAATGTGADTTPASAD; encoded by the coding sequence ATGGACTTTGCGGCACAGGCGGATGTTACGCGGGAGACGTTCTGGACGATTAGTCCGGTCGGCGAGGCGCTCTTCTACGGTCTCGCCGCCATCGCGTCGCTCGTGTTCCTCTACGGGGTGTACGAGCGGTTCGCGCGATACGCGAAAGGTGGTGAAGACCCGTTCGACCGGCTGTCCGACCTGCCGGGACGGACGGTTCGGGCGGCGAAAGTGGTGTTCTCCAACGAGAAGCAGTTCAAGCGCGACCGGTTCGCCGGCGTGATGCACGCCTTTATCATGTGGGGCTTCCTGACGCTCCTCATCGGGACGACCATCCTCGCCATCGACATCGACGTGTGGCGGCGGGTGACGGGCAGTTCCTTCTTCGTCGGCGACTTCTACCTCTCGTACTCGTTCGTCATGGACCTCATGGGGCTGTTGTTCGTCGTCGGCGTCGGGATGGCGCTGTGGCGGCGCTACGGCGTCCGACACCCGCGGCTGTGGGGCAAACACACCGGCTTCGAGGACGCCGCGTTCGTCTGGACGCTCTTTTTCCTCGGCGTCGGCGGCTACGTCCTCGAAGGCATCCGCATCGTCGGCACCGACTTTCCCGACTTCGAGACGGTGAGCTTCGTCGGCTACTTCGTCGCCCTCGTGTTCGACGCCGCGGGCATGGGACAGGGCCTCGCGCAGACGCTCTACTGGTTCGGCTGGTGGTCCCACGCGCTCCTCGCCTTGGCGTTCGTCGCGGCCGTCCCCTACGCCAAGCCCCTGCACATGCTCACCTCCTTCGCCAACGTCGTCACCGCCGACGAGAAGGCGGGCACGCGCCTCCCGAAGGTGCCCGCGGACACGCCGCCGGACGAAATCGGCTACGTCTCCGAGGACGACTTCTCGTGGAAGGCGATGCTCGACATGGACGCCTGCACGAAGTGCGGCCGCTGTACCGACGCCTGCCCGGCGAAGGCCTCCGGCCGCAACCTCGACCCGAGGGACGTGATTCTCGACCTGAAGGCCTACCGCGAGTCGGTCGACGCCGGCGGCGACTCCATCGACATCGTCGCGGACGGCGGCACCTCCGTCGTCGACGCCGAGTCGATGGAGTCCTGCATGGCCTGCATGGCCTGCATGGACGCCTGCCCGGTCGATATCGAACACCTCACGCACTTCACCGAGATGAACCGCCGGCTCACCGAGACGGGCCAACAGCAAGAGCCGGTCCAGGAGGCGATGATGAACATCTTCCAGAACGGCAACGCCTTCGGGGACCCCCAGCGCAAGCGCCCCGACTGGACCGACGACCTCGACTTCGAGGTGCCCGACGCCCGCGACGAATCGGTCGAGTTCCTCTGGTACGTCGGTGACTACCCCTCCTACGACGAGCGTAACCGCGCCGTCGCCCGCTCTTTGGCCCAGATCTTCGAGGAAGCCGGCGTCTCCTACGGCATCCTCTACGAGGACGAAGGGCACGACGGCAACGACGTGCGCCGCGTCGGCGAGGAGGGCCTCTACGAGATGCTCGTCGAGGACAACGTCGACGCGATGGCCGACTGCGAGTTCGACAAAATCGTCTGCACCGACCCGCACTCGTACAACACGTTCAAAAACGAGTACCCGGAGATGGACGACTCGTTCGACTACCCGGTGTACCACTACACCCAACTGGTCGAGCGCCTCGTCGGCGACGACCGCCTCGGCCTCGCGGGTGACGAACTCGCCGCCCAGACGGTGACGTACCACGACCCGTGTCACCTCGGCCGGTACAACGGCGAGTACGAAGCGCCCCGCGAGGTCATCCGCGCGACCGGCGTCGAACTCGCCGAGATGCCGCGCAACCGCGACCAGTCGTTCTGTTGCGGCGGCGGCGGCGGCGGCCTCTGGATGGACCACGATGAGGAGTCGAAGCCGTCCGAAGAACGCCTGCGCGAGGCGCTCGACGACACGACCGGCGGCGTCGAGCGCTTCGTCGTCGCCTGCCCGATGTGCGCGACGATGTACGAAGACGGCCGTAAGACCGGTGACTACGAGGAAGCCATCGACGTCGTGGACATCTCTGAACTCGTCGTGGAGGCGCTCGACGCGAAGGCCGCCGCGACGGGGACGGGCGCGGACACGACGCCCGCGTCTGCCGACTGA
- a CDS encoding 4Fe-4S dicluster domain-containing protein, translated as MAIDSNFDQNRERAGEENGVAVWGPVEPPEKLGIHGTHVAVDYDICLADGACLENCPVDVFTWVDTPDHPVSEKKVEPTNEDQCIDCMLCVDICPVDAIDVDASRQA; from the coding sequence ATGGCTATCGACTCGAACTTCGACCAGAACCGGGAACGCGCGGGCGAGGAAAACGGCGTCGCCGTCTGGGGACCTGTCGAACCGCCGGAGAAACTCGGCATCCACGGCACCCACGTCGCCGTCGACTACGACATCTGTCTCGCGGACGGCGCGTGCCTCGAAAACTGCCCCGTCGACGTGTTCACGTGGGTCGACACGCCGGACCACCCGGTGAGCGAGAAAAAGGTCGAACCGACCAACGAAGACCAGTGTATCGACTGCATGCTCTGTGTCGACATCTGTCCCGTCGACGCCATCGACGTGGACGCCTCGCGGCAGGCCTGA
- a CDS encoding energy-coupling factor transporter transmembrane component T family protein — protein MLTYEPGDTLAHRLDPRTKLAVQVAFAAAGFAHTTPAGLVALGVVAAGCLRAADASPVSALRDLRYAIPLLALGPVVEAARLGAPWFDLEAAVEPALASVRVLLVFFVAAAYVRTTPVRESRAAIQLLVPGRFGVALGVGVALVFRFLPLVRRDLRRVREAQAARLGSERRLDERLSLVAAAGLRRSFARADALALALRARCFAWNPTLPEIRFGRRDAPGLVLAAALLVSLAL, from the coding sequence GTGCTGACGTACGAACCGGGCGACACTCTCGCCCACCGACTCGACCCGCGGACCAAGCTTGCGGTGCAGGTCGCCTTCGCGGCGGCCGGCTTCGCGCACACGACGCCCGCCGGACTCGTCGCGCTCGGCGTCGTCGCCGCGGGCTGTCTCCGCGCCGCCGACGCGTCCCCCGTTTCGGCCCTCCGCGACCTCCGCTACGCGATTCCGCTCCTCGCGCTCGGCCCGGTCGTCGAGGCCGCCCGCCTCGGCGCGCCGTGGTTCGACCTCGAGGCGGCCGTCGAACCCGCGCTCGCCAGCGTCCGCGTGCTACTCGTCTTCTTCGTCGCGGCGGCGTACGTCAGGACGACGCCCGTACGCGAGTCCCGCGCGGCGATTCAGCTGCTCGTGCCGGGTCGGTTCGGCGTCGCCCTCGGCGTCGGCGTCGCCCTCGTCTTCCGGTTTCTCCCCTTGGTCCGCCGCGACCTGCGCCGCGTCCGCGAGGCGCAGGCGGCCCGCCTCGGGAGCGAAAGACGGCTGGACGAACGGCTCTCGCTCGTCGCCGCCGCCGGCCTCCGACGGTCGTTCGCGCGGGCCGACGCCCTCGCGCTCGCGCTCCGCGCGCGGTGTTTCGCGTGGAACCCGACGCTTCCGGAGATTCGGTTCGGCCGGCGCGACGCGCCCGGACTCGTCCTCGCCGCCGCGCTCCTCGTCAGCCTCGCGCTCTGA
- a CDS encoding ferritin-like domain-containing protein yields MSEDVTALLKRAYQDEIETVMNYMTNSIVLDGVRAEEIKESLQTDIQEELTHAEQLGNRLKQLDEQPPGSASFEARQHDLQPPEDSTDVLAVINGVLTAEEDAIETYRALIDAAEEANDPVTEDLAVTILADEEAHRTEFRGFKKEYDRE; encoded by the coding sequence ATGTCTGAGGACGTAACCGCGCTGTTGAAGCGCGCCTATCAGGACGAGATCGAGACCGTGATGAACTACATGACCAACTCCATCGTCCTCGACGGCGTCCGGGCCGAGGAGATTAAGGAGTCCCTCCAGACCGACATTCAGGAGGAACTCACCCACGCCGAACAGCTCGGGAACCGGCTGAAGCAGCTCGACGAGCAGCCGCCGGGCTCGGCGTCATTCGAGGCGCGCCAGCACGACCTCCAGCCCCCGGAGGACAGCACGGACGTGCTCGCCGTCATCAACGGCGTCCTCACGGCCGAGGAGGACGCCATCGAGACCTACCGCGCGCTCATCGACGCCGCGGAGGAGGCAAACGACCCCGTCACCGAGGACCTCGCCGTGACCATCCTCGCCGACGAGGAGGCCCACCGGACCGAGTTCCGCGGTTTCAAGAAAGAGTACGACCGCGAATAG